acatacactcacgccttttatccccagaGGGGCAGGCAGAGACGCAAATGATTTACACGCAGTCCGCCGTATGAATTCCATCCCATGCTATGACAGGAAGCGaagctatcgccatatcggacagaTTCCAGACtgcgggctaatactgagtaaaaacactcaatatcactttgcccaactcgGGAATCgatcccgagacctcagcactgcagtcgtaccgtaatacaatgcAACCGAGACGCTCATACTTATATcgttataatacaattttttaaaaatcgtaATCTACTCACGTTTAGGCTGATCGCAGGTGAGGTTCAATATGATAGGCGCTGACGGCGGTCTAACGTCAGTGAGCACGTAAAGCGGCTCCGACTCGGGCCCCAGGTGAGCCAGGAGGTCTGATGACGTCACGTTCTCCAGAGGGAAGTAGTAGAAAGCCCGCACCCAAATCTTGTACGGGGTGAATGGTTCTGCAAGAGAAAAGGTGGTTagaatttaacatttaaatttatttgtatttttgttatcatcctttttatatgtttttgggCAGGTGTGAGTTCTACCTTGTTAGGCGCGGCTTGGCCCTTCTGTtcattaacttttataaacaattagcTTATCAATTAATAAGTGGAGAGACTCACTGTCTTTTACAATTATACCTTTTTTGGCCCgacaattatatataatataattaattatgtaattatattacattaccaTTCCACAAGGCGGAGACAGTACACAAACGACTTAATCcctgttttttaatgtttacatataataaaattgtaacaggccgatatGTGTACATTGTAGATAgataaatatactatttgaAGTCTTTATTACAGCAACAGAAGGCAAAACaagtttgtaaaatttttgtctgtatgtttgtacccacatcacgcaaaaactactgcatggaattcaATGTAGTTTTCACCAATGTATTGCTAAaggtttaacttaaaaatagactccattttatttaagaaaaatataaaactttttcgCACCgaaaagccgcaagcaaaaatgagtatacaatataatactcACTCAAATTCTTCAGCCGAAATCCGACGACCTTGGTCACCTTCCCCGCTTTATTCCACAGCGTGAGATTCATAGTCGGTTTCAAGTTGTCCCTGATCCCCAAGTTGCTTGGGAATATGTTCTTCTTGAGCACATCCTCTGGCGTTTGCACACCGCTCACATTCGCGTCGTATCTTGGAACTCCTTGTTCGTAATACAGCACGTAGGCCATCTGTGTGGTCTCTTTGTGGGTCTGTGTCGTCCATTTTTTGACCACTTCAATAGGAAATGTTGACTCGTTGAAGATCTCTAGATGTTCGTAATATTCCAAATGAACGCCATTAGTCCCGTTGTCCTGACGCCGCTTCCTGTGCCTACGGGACCACACATCCCTCCTACTTCTAGGCGGATCCAGTAGTATACTGGACGAGTACTCATAGTTCTTAATGTCTTCGTTCTTATACAAATTGTATGAGAAACCCAAGTCTTTGGGTTTCTCTGGTATGAGAGTATCAGTCGTGGGTACGACGTCATTTGGCTCGTCTCC
This is a stretch of genomic DNA from Manduca sexta isolate Smith_Timp_Sample1 unplaced genomic scaffold, JHU_Msex_v1.0 HiC_scaffold_2169, whole genome shotgun sequence. It encodes these proteins:
- the LOC119188557 gene encoding uncharacterized protein LOC119188557 yields the protein MYIHYMVGAIFTIFILCVHCDNAANDNEIKEILVPSAPRNLIAYNVTSEEVNLAWIPPSTFTRSKLPIISKDVEETTKTEPQGDEPNDVVPTTDTLIPEKPKDLGFSYNLYKNEDIKNYEYSSSILLDPPRSRRDVWSRRHRKRRQDNGTNGVHLEYYEHLEIFNESTFPIEVVKKWTTQTHKETTQMAYVLYYEQGVPRYDANVSGVQTPEDVLKKNIFPSNLGIRDNLKPTMNLTLWNKAGKVTKVVGFRLKNLKPFTPYKIWVRAFYYFPLENVTSSDLLAHLGPESEPLYVLTDVRPPSAPIILNLTCDQPKRTLYLQWRQPLEYNNSIDQYVVTLRKIPEQQPRTRLTLPTNKNDIETTISVEVELWNVTRYEVKIYAVTQSVTRR